In Chryseobacterium gleum, a single genomic region encodes these proteins:
- a CDS encoding tyrosine-type recombinase/integrase: MNYTFKLKQPNGTKESLIYFRSFFNNENKNFIYSTGEKIKPSEWDFEGRQPNDLNGRTKRAEIHRSVKMQLDRYSSFFTEIVNRYKNINEELTVDILKQRFDEKFKKITVKSDFFRIYQEFLDEKENDYTGNSISNSTLKRYKCNKNLLEDFESTCRVKISLGKFDDKLYNKFLKYCIEEKKHSANTLHRNVGLLKTFLLWALNKKYTYNNNFITFKKPAKFTTDEIALNYEQVELIYNYDFSDNKRLERVRDLFVFGCTTGMRFGNYSTISRSDVDGNFIRVIDLKSKSKNLAIPLNSISKSILEKYDYNLPSITNQKMNEYIKEVFKKLEFTDEIKKTMKYGDELVDQKAEFWTRISSHTARRSFITIMKNKRVPDKVIMSYTGHTSLEVFNAYYRPSEDDKINYMNEVFK, translated from the coding sequence ATGAACTACACTTTTAAACTTAAGCAACCCAATGGTACAAAGGAATCTTTGATTTATTTCCGTTCTTTTTTCAACAATGAAAATAAGAATTTTATCTATTCTACGGGTGAGAAAATAAAGCCAAGCGAATGGGATTTTGAAGGTAGGCAACCAAATGATCTAAACGGAAGAACTAAAAGAGCAGAGATTCATCGAAGTGTAAAAATGCAATTAGATCGATACAGCAGTTTCTTTACCGAGATTGTTAATCGATATAAGAATATAAATGAAGAACTTACCGTCGATATTCTTAAACAAAGATTTGATGAAAAGTTCAAAAAAATTACTGTTAAAAGTGATTTCTTTAGAATTTATCAGGAGTTTTTAGATGAGAAAGAAAACGACTATACTGGAAATTCAATTTCAAACTCTACTTTGAAGCGTTATAAATGCAATAAGAATTTACTCGAAGATTTTGAAAGTACTTGTAGAGTTAAAATCAGTTTAGGTAAATTTGATGATAAACTTTATAATAAGTTTTTAAAGTATTGTATTGAAGAAAAAAAGCATTCTGCAAATACATTACATAGAAATGTTGGTCTACTCAAAACTTTTCTTCTTTGGGCTCTCAATAAAAAATATACATACAATAACAATTTTATTACTTTTAAAAAACCTGCGAAATTCACAACTGATGAAATAGCTCTAAATTATGAACAAGTTGAGCTCATTTACAATTATGACTTCAGTGATAATAAAAGATTGGAAAGGGTACGTGACCTTTTTGTTTTTGGATGCACTACAGGAATGAGGTTTGGCAATTACAGCACGATCTCAAGAAGTGATGTTGATGGTAATTTCATACGGGTTATTGATTTAAAAAGTAAATCTAAAAACTTAGCAATTCCTTTAAACAGTATTTCTAAATCAATACTTGAAAAGTATGATTATAATCTTCCAAGTATTACAAATCAAAAGATGAATGAATATATTAAAGAGGTTTTTAAAAAGCTGGAATTTACTGATGAAATAAAGAAGACTATGAAGTATGGTGATGAGTTGGTAGACCAAAAAGCTGAGTTTTGGACAAGAATTTCCTCACATACAGCAAGGAGAAGTTTCATCACTATAATGAAGAACAAACGAGTTCCGGATAAAGTAATTATGAGCTACACTGGTCACACCAGTTTAGAAGTCTTTAATGCCTACTACAGACCAAGTGAAGATGATAAGATCAACTATATGAATGAAGTTTTTAAATAA